In Rutidosis leptorrhynchoides isolate AG116_Rl617_1_P2 chromosome 2, CSIRO_AGI_Rlap_v1, whole genome shotgun sequence, one genomic interval encodes:
- the LOC139891707 gene encoding monocopper oxidase-like protein SKU5, producing the protein MATSSRFLYCLFFILFSRFTSAEDPTVSYHFDISYITASPLGVPQQVIAINGQFPGPTINSTTNNNVVVNVRNKLDENLLLTWAGVQQKRSSWQDGVLGTNCPIPPKWNWTYNFQVKDQIGSYFYFPSLNLQRASGGFGGFIINPRSVIPLPFDTPAGDIVILIGDWYITNHTALRKALDAGRELGMPDGVLINGKGPYRYNDTLVPDGIDHETINVEPGKTYRIRVSNVGSMTSLNFRIQNHNLLLAETEGSYTVQQNYTSLDIHVGQTYSFLITMDQNASSDYYIVASARFVNESIWQRVTGVGILHYSNSKGKASGPLPDPPQDQYDNTYSMNQARSIRWNVSASGARPNPQGSFKYGSINVTDVYILKNKPPVTINGKQRATLSGISFVNPSTPIRLADWFKVKNAYKLDFPNEPLTGPSRMETSVINGTYRGFMEVVLQNNETKMHSYHMDGYAFFVVGMGYGEWTNDSRGQYNKWDGIARATTQVYPGAWTAILISLDNVGVWNLRTENLDSWYLGQETYVRIVNPEVNNKTELSIPDNALFCGALSHMQK; encoded by the exons GTTATTGCTATAAATGGGCAATTTCCAGGCCCTACCATAAATTCAACAACTAACAACAATGTGGTTGTAAATGTGAGGAACAAATTAGATGAAAACCTTCTCCTTACTTG GGCTGGTGTACAACAAAAGAGAAGTTCTTGGCAAGATGGTGTTCTTGGTACAAATTGCCCAATTCCCCCAAAGTGGAATTGGACTTATAATTTTCAAGTTAAGGATCAAATCGGAAGCTACTTTTACTTCCCGTCGCTCAATTTACAACGAGCTTCAGGTGGTTTCGGTGGTTTTATTATTAACCCGAGGTCTGTCATTCCTCTCCCATTCGACACGCCAGCTGGCGATATCGTCATCTTGATTGGTGACTGGTACATTACGAACCACACT GCTTTAAGAAAGGCGCTTGATGCTGGACGTGAACTTGGAATGCCTGATGGTGTTCTTATTAATGGTAAAGGTCCATATAGATACAACGATACTCTTGTTCCTGATGGAATCGATCACGAAACCATTAATGTTGAACCAG GCAAAACGTATCGAATTCGTGTCAGCAATGTTGGATCAATGACTAGTTTGAACTTTAGGATTCAAAACCACAATTTGCTTTTAGCTGAAACAGAGGGATCATATACGGTGCAACAAAACTATACTAGTTTGGATATACACGTTGGACAAACATACTCGTTTTTAATCACTATGGATCAAAATGCAAGTAGTGATTACTACATTGTTGCTAGTGCAAGATTCGTTAATGAGTCGATTTGGCAACGAGTTACGGGAGTCGGGATTTTACATTACTCAAATTCAAAAGGGAAGGCATCGGGCCCACTTCCTGATCCTCCTCAGGATCAGTATGATAATACTTACTCGATGAACCAAGCAAGATCAATCAG GTGGAATGTTTCAGCTAGTGGGGCCCGTCCAAACCCACAAGGTTCGTTCAAATACGGTTCTATAAATGTGACTGATGTGTACATACTGAAGAACAAACCACCAGTAACAATTAATGGTAAACAACGGGCGACATTAAGTGGGATCTCGTTTGTGAATCCATCAACACCAATTAGGCTTGCCGACTGGTTTAAAGTTAAGAATGCATATAAACTTGATTTTCCTAACGAGCCACTAACGGGACCTTCTCGGATGGAAACGTCCGTTATCAATGGAACATATAGGGGATTTATGGAAGTCGTATTACAGAATAATGAGACCAAGATGCATAGTTACCATATGGATGGATACGCCTTTTTTGTAGTCGG AATGGGTTATGGGGAGTGGACTAATGACAGCAGGGGACAGTACAATAAGTGGGATGGTATTGCTCGCGCGACCACACAG GTTTATCCTGGTGCGTGGACCGCAATCTTGATATCTCTTGATAACGTAGGCGTATGGAATTTAAGAACCGAAAATCTTGACTCATGGTATCTTGGTCAAGAAACTTATGTTAGGATTGTTAATCCTGAAGTAAACAACAAAACAGAGTTGTCCATACCCGACAACGCACTTTTCTGCGGTGCACTCAGTCATATGCAAAAGTAA